The DNA window TTAGAGCAGCCCGTCCTCGCGGGCGAGCAGAAGCGGCGTGAGCGCGAGTCCGTTGACGGCATCGCGTGAACGAATGACGTCGAGGACCTCATCGACCGGGGCGGTCGTGGTCTCGATGACCTCGCCATCGTCGGGTTCCGGCGTCCCCGGTTCGAGGCCCGTGGCCAGAAACACGTGGCGAACGTAGCGGGTCCATCCGGAGGGGACGTACGACTCGACGTGCGAGACTTCACCGACACGATAGCCCGTCTCCTCGCGGAGTTCGCGGCGTGCGGCCGCGGCCGGCTCTTCGCCGTCTTCGATCCCGCCTGCTGGGAGTCCGATCGTGTGCGTTCGGAGGCGCGGACGGTACTGCTCGACGAGAACGAGTTCATTGTCGTCCGTGACGGCGAGGACGATC is part of the Halococcus salifodinae DSM 8989 genome and encodes:
- a CDS encoding NUDIX hydrolase — its product is MTTEPWERSDPDWPVHEAVVAWETPFFEAGYDVVERPDGQQANYYWLNPSDAAIVLAVTDDNELVLVEQYRPRLRTHTIGLPAGGIEDGEEPAAAARRELREETGYRVGEVSHVESYVPSGWTRYVRHVFLATGLEPGTPEPDDGEVIETTTAPVDEVLDVIRSRDAVNGLALTPLLLAREDGLL